A stretch of Acidobacteriota bacterium DNA encodes these proteins:
- the nusB gene encoding transcription antitermination factor NusB, whose product MGERRKAREIALQILFQIDLADGKVEEILEDYWKDHRTSISTREFSEDLVKGTIANLEIVDGLIAEVSEHWKLKRMAVVDRNIIRMSIYEFLKHRDVPKPAVMNEAIEIAKKYSSDDAAKFINGILDAVNKKIDEKEKLGERPDGKN is encoded by the coding sequence ATGGGAGAAAGGAGAAAGGCGAGAGAAATTGCATTACAGATTCTATTTCAAATAGACCTTGCGGATGGAAAAGTTGAGGAAATTTTAGAGGATTACTGGAAAGACCACAGGACTTCCATTTCTACGAGGGAATTCAGCGAAGATCTGGTTAAAGGAACAATTGCAAATCTTGAGATAGTAGATGGCCTGATAGCTGAAGTATCAGAACACTGGAAGTTAAAAAGAATGGCTGTGGTTGATAGAAATATAATACGTATGTCTATATACGAATTTTTAAAGCACAGAGATGTGCCAAAACCAGCAGTTATGAATGAGGCAATTGAGATTGCAAAAAAATATAGCTCTGATGACGCAGCTAAATTTATAAATGGTATTCTTGATGCTGTGAATAAAAAAATTGATGAAAAAGAGAAATTAGGAGAAAGACCTGATGGCAAAAATTGA
- the lysS gene encoding lysine--tRNA ligase, protein MAKIDQELKREEKLAKLKEKGINIFPKNYSKTHSVSDVIREFRNLTLEDLEKNEINLRVPGRIIAIRKMGGASFFHISDGEEKLQGYIRKDMISPEYWELFYLLDIGDIVGIEGKLFRTRTGEMTVLLSSLTFLSKSLHPLPEKWHGLQDVELRYRKRYLDLIVNPEVRKVFEIRSQIIKVIRDFFDRRGYIEVETPMMHPIPGGAIARPFKTYHSALDMELFLRIAPELYLKRLIVGGYEKVYEINRNFRNEGVSFEHNPEFTMLEFYEAYSDYTAYMKLTEELIVELAEKVLGKHEVVFDGNKIEIKLPFKRIPFSDLIERFTGISKKILESEDELTEKAKMICSKEKASKIKTYGKALDALFDEFAKKRLVEPTFVIDFPKELSPLAKSLEDNPRYTERFELVIGGMEVANAFSELNDPVEQRMRLIQQSKLKEKGEEEVHEIDEDFVEALEWGMPPTAGEGIGIDRLVMLFTDRTNIKEVILFPLLRPK, encoded by the coding sequence ATGGCAAAAATTGACCAGGAGTTGAAAAGAGAAGAAAAACTGGCAAAATTGAAAGAAAAAGGAATAAATATATTTCCAAAGAACTATTCAAAAACTCATTCAGTTTCAGATGTTATAAGAGAATTCAGGAATCTTACTTTAGAAGACCTTGAAAAGAATGAGATAAATCTCAGAGTTCCAGGGAGGATAATAGCCATTAGAAAAATGGGAGGAGCTTCTTTTTTTCATATATCAGATGGAGAAGAAAAACTTCAGGGTTATATAAGAAAGGATATGATATCTCCTGAATACTGGGAATTATTTTATCTCCTTGATATAGGAGATATCGTTGGAATTGAGGGAAAACTGTTCAGGACAAGAACTGGAGAGATGACAGTTCTTTTAAGTTCTTTAACTTTTCTTTCGAAATCATTGCATCCTTTACCCGAGAAATGGCATGGTCTTCAAGATGTTGAACTCAGGTACAGAAAAAGATATTTAGATTTGATAGTCAACCCTGAAGTTAGAAAAGTTTTTGAAATAAGAAGCCAGATTATTAAAGTAATCAGAGATTTTTTTGATAGAAGAGGTTATATAGAAGTTGAGACACCGATGATGCATCCAATTCCAGGAGGAGCCATAGCAAGACCTTTTAAAACATACCATAGTGCCCTCGACATGGAGCTTTTTTTAAGGATTGCTCCGGAGCTTTATTTGAAAAGACTTATCGTGGGAGGATATGAGAAGGTTTATGAAATAAACAGAAATTTCAGAAATGAAGGAGTCTCCTTTGAGCATAATCCTGAATTTACAATGCTGGAGTTCTATGAGGCTTATTCAGATTACACTGCCTATATGAAGTTAACCGAAGAGTTAATCGTGGAACTGGCTGAGAAAGTTCTTGGAAAGCATGAGGTTGTATTCGATGGAAATAAAATAGAAATAAAGCTTCCTTTCAAGAGGATTCCTTTTTCTGATTTAATAGAGAGATTCACAGGAATATCTAAAAAAATTCTTGAATCCGAGGATGAACTAACTGAAAAGGCAAAGATGATATGTTCAAAAGAGAAGGCATCGAAAATAAAAACCTATGGAAAAGCACTTGATGCTTTATTTGATGAATTTGCAAAAAAGCGTTTGGTTGAACCAACTTTTGTTATAGATTTTCCAAAAGAGTTATCCCCTCTTGCAAAAAGCTTAGAGGATAATCCAAGATATACAGAAAGGTTTGAATTGGTGATTGGCGGGATGGAAGTTGCCAATGCTTTCAGTGAGTTGAATGACCCAGTTGAACAGAGAATGAGACTTATTCAGCAATCGAAATTAAAAGAAAAGGGCGAGGAAGAAGTTCATGAAATAGATGAAGATTTTGTGGAAGCTCTTGAATGGGGTATGCCTCCTACTGCGGGTGAGGGAATC
- the ribE gene encoding 6,7-dimethyl-8-ribityllumazine synthase, which translates to MTKIFEGKLDAKGLNLAIVISRFNEFVSNKLLDGALDALHKLGADEGAISIFKVPGSFEIPFLTKKLAKLKKYDAIICLGALIRGDTPHFDFLSAEITKGLSQISLEEGIPISFGILTTETIEQAIERAGTKMGNKGWDAAMTAVELANLNKLIKS; encoded by the coding sequence ATGACAAAAATCTTTGAGGGAAAGTTAGATGCAAAGGGTTTGAATCTTGCTATAGTTATCTCAAGATTTAATGAATTTGTATCAAATAAGCTTCTTGACGGTGCTCTTGATGCCCTGCATAAGCTTGGCGCAGATGAGGGTGCAATTTCAATATTTAAAGTTCCAGGTTCGTTTGAAATTCCTTTCCTAACAAAAAAATTGGCAAAATTGAAGAAATATGACGCAATCATTTGTCTCGGAGCTCTAATAAGAGGCGATACTCCCCATTTTGACTTCCTCAGCGCAGAAATTACAAAGGGCTTGTCCCAGATTTCCCTTGAAGAAGGAATTCCCATCAGTTTTGGTATATTAACAACAGAAACGATTGAACAGGCAATTGAGAGAGCAGGAACAAAAATGGGAAATAAAGGATGGGATGCTGCAATGACGGCTGTTGAACTTGCGAATCTTAATAAGCTGATAAAAAGTTGA